In the Deinococcus yavapaiensis KR-236 genome, CCCGAAACGCTTCGCCTGTTCATCAAGGCCGTCCGAGTCGCCACGGACCGCATGAAGGCCGACACGGGACCTTTCTGGAACAGCTTGCTCGAAAAAGGTCTGTACAGTTTGCCTGACCGCACGCAGTTGCCCGCCTTGCGTCGCCAATGGGAAGCGGGCGTTCCGAAGAGCTGGTCGTCGAAGGACTTGAACAACACGTTGTTGCTCACCCGTAAGATGATCGAAGTGGCGGGCGCGGACGTCGTCGGGATTCAACGACTCGACACGCGAGCCTTCAACACGAGCTTTCGTCCTTGAACCACATGCAGACGTCGTCACCGGCCCCATCAACTGCCGCGAAGAAAACGCGTCGTCCACGTCGGTGGTTGTGGCGATTCGTCGGTCTGCTGACCCTCTTCGCCGCTTGGCCGGGCATGACGGCGTTGCTGGGTCCGGACATCTTTCCGGGCCCGGCGGAGACTTTGCAGTTCCTCGGGCGGGAAATCGCCCGGGGCGTCTTCTGGGGGCATCTCGGCATCACGATCGGACGGGTCCTCGGGGCGTTCGCCTTGGCGCTTCTCATCGGAATTCCGCTCGGGTGGTGGCTGGGCCGCTCGAAGCGAGCGTACTGGACGGCCGAGTCTTGGTTGGCGGCGGGCTTGTCCGCACCACGAATCATGCTCCTGCTCGTCGCCTTTCTCTTGATCGGCCTCAACGAGCGGGCTTTGATCACGGCGATCACCGTCATCCTCCTGCCGACGGTCGTGGTTCAAGTGCGCGAAGGCGTTCGCGCACTCGACCCGCGGTTGGCGGAAATGGCTCAGGCGTTCCGCTTGAGCCGAGGCGCGACCCTGCGGTGGGTGATGCTTCCTCAAATGCTGCCGGCGGCGCTCGGCACAGCGCGCGTCACGTTGAGCCTGTCGTGGAAGATGGTGGTCTTCGGCGAGGTGTTCGGGCGCACGAGCGGCGTCGGGTACATGATCTCGTTTTACTTCCAGCAATTCGAGATGCGCGGCATCCTCGCCTACGGACTGGCGATGACGATCCTCCTTGCCGCCCTCGACTACGCTTTCGCGGCGTTCGGCGACCACGCGTTTCGTTGGAAAGGAGAAGTGGCATGATCGGCGTGACGTTCGAGGGCATCGAGAAGCGCTTCGCCCATGAAGGTGGAACGCGGACGATCCTGCAACACCTCAACCTCGAGGTCGCTCCCGGTGAAGTCATCGCGCTCGTCGGAAGAAGCGGCTGTGGAAAGACGACCTTGCTGAATCTCGCAGCGGGACTCACGAGGGCCGACGAGGGCCGCTTGACCTTCAGCGCCCCGCCCCGCGTGGGCTACGTGTTTCAAGACGCTCGCCTGCTGCCTTGGTTGACGTTGGAGGGAAACTTGACGTTGGTCCAGCCGAACGTCACGGCGGCGCGCGTCTCGCACGAACTGGCGCGCGTCGGTCTCGCCGGACGGCAACGTGACTACCCGTCTCAGTTGTCGCTGGGAATGGCCCAGCGGGCGGCGGTCGCCCGCGCCTTGATCATCGAGCCGAACCTCCTGCTGTTGGACGAGCCGTTCGGAGCGCTCGACGAACTGACGGCGAACGAACTTCGCGCGGAACTGCTGCGGCTGCTGCAACAAACTCGCGCGACTACCCTGCTCGTCACGCACAACCCCATCGAAGCGGTGATGCTCGCCGACCGAATCGTCATCATCGCGGGACGGCCCGCCCGTGAACGTCACGTCATCGACGTGAACGCGCAGTTGGACCGCTCACGCCCTTTCGACGATCCTCGGGTGTGGGCGCTTTCGCGCAAGGTCATCGACCTCCTCGGACACGAGGCGGCCTGATGAACCGCGCGAGCAAGGTGGGACTCCTCCTCGCGGGCGTGGCGGCCCTCTTGCTCTTGGCGTTCTACCGATCCGAGTTGCAGTGGGTCTGGGAGGAGCGGCAAGAGATCCTCGGCGCGGTACGCGCGACGACCGTTCGGCTCGCTTCCGTCATCGTGATCGGATTGATCGTCGGCGTGAGCCTCGCGCGGTTGATGCGCGTGAGCCGACGCATCGAGGCCAAGGCGACGCCTTGGGTGCTGGCCTTCCTTTCGGTGCCGTGGTTGCTGCTCATGGTCGCGATCAACCTCATTCCCAGTTTGGGACTCGACGAGACGGCCGCGACGGGCTTGGCCGTCGCGGCGTTCGCCGTTCAAATCTGGGCGTTGGGTCGGCGAAAGCTCGAGGACTCCCGCGAAGTTTATGTTCGCCGCGCCTTCAGTTACGCGTTTGTCGCCGTCATGGCCGGAGAGTTGCTCGCCCGCACGGACGGACTCGGAGCGCAAGTTCGCTTCTTTACCTTGTTCTCGCGCTTCGAGCACGTGCTTCTGTACGCGGCCCTGCTCGCCGTTCTCTCGATGCTGCTCCTCCCGCTCGTCAGCCTCATGCTTCGCGTCGGCAAAAGCTCGTTTCTGCTGCAGGGATAGTCGAAGATCGGTCGGACAGAAGGGCGTCGCCCGACCTGTCACTTCATGGTTCGTCCGGTCTTCCCTATTTCCTCCGGTCGGGCAGAAATATTTCGAGTTCTTCACCTCTCCCGTTCCGCTTCCTGCTCAACGTGAAGTTCGGCATGAGGCTACCAAGGCGAAAGGGGCAGGAGCCACTTGCTTCAGGGGCTCCGACGGACAGTACGCGCTTCGAAGAGCTTGGACGGTCGTTCTTTGCTCTTACAGCCAGTCTTGCCAAGGTGCGAGCACTTCACGCCAGATGGTCGCGACGTCGAACGTGCCATGCCAAAGCGGCAGGACGATGCCGACGCCGAAGTCGATCCACCGCCACGGCATGTCCTGCGTTTGCGTCAGCAGGTACTCGATGGCGCGCACGCTGGTCGCTTCCGGCAAGGCTTCGTTGTACGGCCCGAACTGCGAGTAATCGTCGTCACGGATCAACTTGTTCTGCTCGACGTGCCACACGATCGTCTGCGCGTCCACGCCGTGGTAGTCGCGCCCCGCGCCGGGCGTGGCCGTGCCGAGCGTGATTCGCACCGTGAGCGGCAGCGGCGTTCGCTTCGCGACGTCTTGCAAGCGCACGTCGAACTCCTTGGACGCCGCGCGACGCGTGAAGTCGTGCCATGCCCATTTCGGCGTCATGACATCCGAGGGTGGAAACAGCGCGGACGCCGAGCCTTCCACGCCTTTCTCGACGCACCACTGAACGAAGATGTGCTCGTCGCCCCACGGCCACACGCCGATTTTCGCGCGGTGATGCGCGGGCGTCTCGAAATTCGGCAGCAGCCACACGGGGCACTCGTCGGGACGCCCGAGGTTGTACAGCAGCATGCCGAGCGGTTGTGGCGCGACGTCTTGAATCGCGTGGGCGAGTTCGCGGGGGCTGTAAGGCTTGACGGTCATGCGGGGTTCCTTCGGTGGTCGGCGTTCACTTCGCGCATGTCGTCAGCATACGAAGAGCTCGAGGCGTCGTCGGCGCACTTGCCTCGCTGCGTTCGACTCCCAGCGCAAACGTCAAATGCGGCCCTCTCGATGTGGAGCGACACTAGAATGCAACGGATTTCATGCCGCACATCATCAGCTTCATCAATCTCAAGGGTGGCGTCGGCAAGACGACCACCCTCGTTCAAGTCGCGGACGCTTTGTCGTCGTTGCACGGTCGGCGCGTGCTCGTCATCGACCTCGATCCGCAGACGAACGCCACGATCGCTCTGATCGGCGAGGACCGCTGGTTGCAGTGCGATCAAGCCGGGCAGACGCTCGCCCAACTGTTCATCGACAAGCTCGAAGGCACCGACGTGTTCGACCCGGAGCGCGCCACCATCCGTAAAGTCTCGAACCTTCCGACGAGCACCCTCGATCTCATTCCGTCCAGCCTCAAGCTCATCGACGTGCAAGACCGCATGAGCGACATCTCGTACAAGACCAGTTACACGATGTCCCCGATCGACGTCGTGAAGCTCACGCTGCAGCCAATCCTGAGTCAGTACGACTACGTGCTGATCGACTGCCCGCCGAACCTCGGCTACATTACACAAAACGGCTTGGAGATCAGCGATTGGTACGTCATCCCGACGATTCCGGATCGCTTGTCGACGTACGGCATTCCGCAAATCATTCGCCGCGTGGAGAAGCTGCGCCGCGACCGCAAGTTGAAGGTGCGCTGTCTCGGCTTGGTGTTGACGAAGGTGCAGTCGAACTCGTCGAGTCACGACCGCACGAAGCGCATTCTGCCCGCTCAGTTGCAGCGCGCCTTCGAAGAGGCGGGCGCCGCGCCCGCGACGATGTTCGAGACGAGCATTCCTCAGGCGAACGCCTTCGCGGACGCCGTGGACTACTCGCGCGGCTTCATCAGTTTCAAGGAGAAGTACGGCCGTTCCTTGTCGGGCGGTCAAGCGTTGTACGAGTACGCCGCTGATTTCGCGAAGGAGTTGATGAACCGTGTCGAAGCCTGAAGCCTTGCAGCAAATTCGCCGCCTCCTGACGTTCCTGGAAAAGCACGCGGCGGAACACCCGGAGTTCGCCCAAGCCTTGAACGACGCTCTTGGCGTCAAGCCAGCCGTGAAAGCCGCGCCGAAGATGCCGAAAGCCAAAGCGCCGAAGGTAGACGTGGATCCGTTGACGTTCGTGGTGCAGCACGGACTGCCCGCCTTCCAAACGCACGTCGCGGCAGCGTCGGACGACGAGGTACGGGCGCACGCGAAGTTCTTGAAGGTGCGCGTCTCGAAGAAGGACAGCGTGGACGACGTGCGCCGCAAAGTCCTCGACAACCTCGCTCGGGAAGTCAATCGAGGTTCGGCCTTTTCGAAAGGTGATTGACCAGGAACGGTTCCTCTCGGGACCGTTCTTCCGTCGACTGCTTCGACACGTTCGGGAACTTCGCAACCCACTTCCGGCGCCAAGCGGGACCGCCCCTGTACCTTGGCAGAGACGACCTTGGCGTTCACGACGTGTCGAGCGACTTGGTATGAAGCGTGTCCGTGTTGCCTCGTTCGATGTGGAACGCCAGCAGGAAGCGGGGCGCCAGCCGACCGTCTGATCTTGTTCGGCGCGGCGCTCAATGCCGGTGCTTGCGCAACATGTACAGGTACAACTGCTCGACCTTCTCGCGCGCCCACGGCGTTTTCCGCAAGAACTTCAAGGCGGACGGCACGCTCGGCTGGTCTTGAAACGCTCGGACCTTCACGCGCCTGGCCAGTTCTTGCCAACCGTAAAAGTCGATCAACTCCACCAACATCCGTTCGAGGGTGACACCGTGCAGAGGATCGTTGGACTTAAACTCGGTCATTTGGTGCAGTGTGACCGTCTCGTCCAGCCGCGTTTGTTCCTGTCCTTCCATCCACGGGCGTTTCAGGACGAGCATGATCGCAGTGCAAAGAAAACCCCCACGAGTTCCCGAATGGCAAGTGGGACGAGTCCACGCCCTCGTGACCGAGCCCCGAACGCTTCCCAAACGAACAACAAACAACGACGAACCTCTTCGCTGAAGAGGTTCGTCGTTGACGTTGGCTCACAAGGTCGACTTCACGTCGCCGCAAATGTCACCTTTGCTGACCGCGCGGCGTTCATCACGGCCACGACCGAGGCGGCACCAACGACGAGCAGCAGCCAGAGCGACGACGTGTAGCCACTCGCCGCCCCATGAAGTGCGCCAACCGCGAACGGGGCGGCTGCTTGCGCGAGCGACGAGATGAACGACAAGCTTCCCGCAACCAGACCGAAGTTCTCGCTGCCGAAGTGATCCGCGACCATTGACGCGCGCACGAGGGTCGTCATGCCATTGGCCATGCCGAACAGCAGCACAAAGGCCCACACGCCGATGACACCGGGTACGGCAAGAAGAATCAGCAGGGCCGTGCCTCGCAGCGTGAACACCGCCGTCGCCAGGAATCCGAGCGACCAGCGTGTCAAGAATGGAGCGAACAGCGCACGGCCCGGCAAGGCGGCGAGACCTACTCCGCCCGCAGCAAGACCAACGAAGGACGGCGTGTACCCGCGCTCCAGCAGAAGAGGCACGAGATGCGCCGCGAGGGCCACGGCCGTGAATTGAGCGAGCGAAAACGCAAGGGCCAAAAGTCGGAAGTTGCTGTTGCGCGTCAAATCCCGAAGTGACGTTCGGGAAGGTTGCCTGGACACGGCTTGCACTGACCCGGTGCCGTCTGGCATCAGCCCGAGATCTGCAGGGTCGCGTCGAAGAAGCAGCCCGTGAGGCAGCACCGTCGTGACCCCGAGCAGTCCCGCGAGCGCGAAGAGCGCGGCTCGCCAGCCCAACTCGGTCACCAAGGCGGTGGTGAGGGGCACGAAGATCGTACTGGCCAAGCCCGCCACGAGGGTGATGATCAGCAGGGCCTTCGGGCGGTCCCGGCGAAACCAGCGGGCGACGACGGCGAAGGCGGGGTCGTAGAACACGCAGGCCATCGCCACGCCCATGAGGAGCCATGTGGCGTACAAATCCGGGAGGGTCGTGACGCGAGACCATGCCAAGACCAGCAAGGTTGCCAGGATCGCTCCGAAGGTCATGACAATTCGCGCGCCGCGGCGATCTACGGTCCGACCGACAAGAGGCGCGACCAGACCAGCTACGAGCAGGGCAAGCGAGAACGCTCCGCTTGTTTGCGCGCGGTTGAGGTCGAGGTCGTGTTCCATGGCGGGCAGGAAGACCGCGTACGAGTAGTACAAAACGCCATACGAGACGGTCGTGGTCAGGGCGAGCGCGCGAACGA is a window encoding:
- a CDS encoding VF530 family DNA-binding protein; its protein translation is MLVLKRPWMEGQEQTRLDETVTLHQMTEFKSNDPLHGVTLERMLVELIDFYGWQELARRVKVRAFQDQPSVPSALKFLRKTPWAREKVEQLYLYMLRKHRH
- a CDS encoding ABC transporter permease; translation: MWRFVGLLTLFAAWPGMTALLGPDIFPGPAETLQFLGREIARGVFWGHLGITIGRVLGAFALALLIGIPLGWWLGRSKRAYWTAESWLAAGLSAPRIMLLLVAFLLIGLNERALITAITVILLPTVVVQVREGVRALDPRLAEMAQAFRLSRGATLRWVMLPQMLPAALGTARVTLSLSWKMVVFGEVFGRTSGVGYMISFYFQQFEMRGILAYGLAMTILLAALDYAFAAFGDHAFRWKGEVA
- a CDS encoding ParA family protein, producing MPHIISFINLKGGVGKTTTLVQVADALSSLHGRRVLVIDLDPQTNATIALIGEDRWLQCDQAGQTLAQLFIDKLEGTDVFDPERATIRKVSNLPTSTLDLIPSSLKLIDVQDRMSDISYKTSYTMSPIDVVKLTLQPILSQYDYVLIDCPPNLGYITQNGLEISDWYVIPTIPDRLSTYGIPQIIRRVEKLRRDRKLKVRCLGLVLTKVQSNSSSHDRTKRILPAQLQRAFEEAGAAPATMFETSIPQANAFADAVDYSRGFISFKEKYGRSLSGGQALYEYAADFAKELMNRVEA
- a CDS encoding ABC transporter ATP-binding protein, producing MIGVTFEGIEKRFAHEGGTRTILQHLNLEVAPGEVIALVGRSGCGKTTLLNLAAGLTRADEGRLTFSAPPRVGYVFQDARLLPWLTLEGNLTLVQPNVTAARVSHELARVGLAGRQRDYPSQLSLGMAQRAAVARALIIEPNLLLLDEPFGALDELTANELRAELLRLLQQTRATTLLVTHNPIEAVMLADRIVIIAGRPARERHVIDVNAQLDRSRPFDDPRVWALSRKVIDLLGHEAA
- a CDS encoding MFS transporter; the encoded protein is MSDSEATRGSVTRSPSFYGWTIVRALALTTTVSYGVLYYSYAVFLPAMEHDLDLNRAQTSGAFSLALLVAGLVAPLVGRTVDRRGARIVMTFGAILATLLVLAWSRVTTLPDLYATWLLMGVAMACVFYDPAFAVVARWFRRDRPKALLIITLVAGLASTIFVPLTTALVTELGWRAALFALAGLLGVTTVLPHGLLLRRDPADLGLMPDGTGSVQAVSRQPSRTSLRDLTRNSNFRLLALAFSLAQFTAVALAAHLVPLLLERGYTPSFVGLAAGGVGLAALPGRALFAPFLTRWSLGFLATAVFTLRGTALLILLAVPGVIGVWAFVLLFGMANGMTTLVRASMVADHFGSENFGLVAGSLSFISSLAQAAAPFAVGALHGAASGYTSSLWLLLVVGAASVVAVMNAARSAKVTFAAT